The following are encoded in a window of Cucurbita pepo subsp. pepo cultivar mu-cu-16 unplaced genomic scaffold, ASM280686v2 Cp4.1_scaffold000198, whole genome shotgun sequence genomic DNA:
- the LOC111784442 gene encoding exopolygalacturonase-like, whose product MLLAEFLIITKFGAKPNADVTQALADAWKEACASATPSKVLVPKGTYQLGESRLKGPCKSPIELLVEGTLQASPTDTEGDGLLVMEYVDHLTLAGTGVFDGQGKAGWEKNDCHLKKECKKLPMNLKFNFITNSIVKDITSLDSKNFHINVLAGKNLTFDHLKITAPEHSPNTDGIHMGDSEDVYILNTAIATGDDCISVGYTNRKITISDVTCGPGHGISIGSLGKYKTEKEVVGVTVKKCKLIGTTNGVRIKSWPDSAVSYPASDMHFEDIEMDNVANPIIIDQEYCPWNQCNRKVPSTIKISKVSFKNIRGTSSTPVAVKLVCSKSHPCEDVEIADIDLTYSGKEGSIVSECANVKPTVSGKQNPPICAKPAPPETTPSTD is encoded by the exons ATGCTACTAGCGGAGTTTTtgattattacaaaatttggtGCCAAACCTAATGCTGATGTTACTCAA GCTTTAGCAGATGCATGGAAGGAAGCATGTGCGTCGGCTACTCCAAGTAAAGTATTAGTTCCAAAAGGAACTTATCAATTAGGAGAATCCAGGCTCAAAGGTCCATGTAAAAGTCCTATTGAGCTTCTAGTTGAAGGAACATTACAAGCTTCTCCTACCGACACGGAAGGAGATGGGTTGCTTGTTATGGAATACGTCGATCATTTGACATTGGCTGGTACTGGagttttcgatggccaagGAAAAGCTGGTTGGGAAAAGAATGATTGCCACCTGAAGAAAGAATGCAAAAAGCTTCCCATG AATTTGAAGTTCAATTTCATCACAAATTCGATAGTGAAGGACATAACTTCATTGGATAGCAAGAATTTTCATATCAATGTTTTGGCCGGCAAGAATCTTACCTTCGATCACCTGAAAATTACTGCACCAGAGCATAGTCCCAACACCGATGGAATTCACATGGGTGATTCAGAAGACGTTTACATTCTCAATACCGCAATCGCAACGGGAGATGATTGTATATCTGTAGGATACACTAACAGAAAAATAACCATTAGTGATGTTACTTGCGGACCGGGACATGGCATTAGCATAGGCAGCTTGGGCAAGTAtaaaactgaaaaagaagtGGTAGGAGTTACAGTGAAGAAATGCAAATTAATCGGTACTACAAATGGTGTCAGGATCAAATCATGGCCAGATTCTGCCGTCTCATACCCAGCCTCTGACATGCATTTTGAAGATATTGAAATGGATAATGTTGCTAACCCTATCATCATAGATCAAGAATATTGTCCATGGAATCAATGCAATCGAAAG GTTCCATCAACAATTAAGATTAGCAAAGTTAGTTTCAAGAATATCAGGGGCACATCTTCTACTCCCGTTGCAGTCAAACTTGTTTGCAGTAAAAGTCATCCATGTGAGGATGTGGAAATTGCTGATATTGACCTCACTTATAGTGGTAAAGAAGGGTCAATTGTGTCTGAGTGTGCAAATGTGAAACCGACCGTTTCTGGAAAGCAAAACCCTCCCATCTGTGCTAAACCAGCGCCACCTGAGACCACTCCGTCAACTgattga